A single genomic interval of Xyrauchen texanus isolate HMW12.3.18 chromosome 48, RBS_HiC_50CHRs, whole genome shotgun sequence harbors:
- the LOC127640024 gene encoding E3 SUMO-protein ligase PIAS4-A isoform X2, translating to MVKSFRVSDLQTLLASMGRSKSGLKQDLVGRALRLVQTEYSPELLKNVRQLYETRFPKASAWLAARRPDAVTVTYPALNSSPRGTAQGTDYLNGIPKPAPPPVAEVKLVPLPFYHNLETLLPPTELIAQNSEKLQESQRVFELTPSQVEQIRNSSELRPGMKSVQVVLRICYTDSIGVQEDQYPPNIAVKVNQSYCHVPGYYPSNKPGVEPRRPCRPVNVTPWLHLSSVTNRVTITWGNFGKRYSVAVYLVRVFTSAELFNQLKHCSVESAERCRERIQDKLRFDPESEIATTGLRVSLICPLVKMRLGVPCRVLTCAHLQCFDAVFFLQMNEKKPTWTCPVCDKPAPFELLTIDGLLSEILKETPEDVEEIEYLTDGSWRPIRDDKEKERERENSSSPDYPVVDICVPEANGHSPAHSGSNQTGKSGSGGSLAGTGGTSGGSGAAAVVDLTLDDSSDEEAGGGAEDSEDTDDSQDSPTPKRGRYDYDKDLVTAY from the exons ATGGTGAAGAGTTTCCGGGTGTCCGACCTGCAGACGCTGCTGGCCTCTATGGGCCGCAGTAAAAGCGGGTTGAAGCAAGACTTAGTGGGACGAGCTCTTAGGCTTGTGCAAACGGAGTACAGTCCAGAGCTCCTAAAGAATGTCCGACAGCTCTATGAGACGCGCTTCCCGAAAGCATCAGCCTGGCTTGCTGCTCGACGTCCTGATGCTGTAACTGTAACATACCCTGCCCTCAACTCCTCGCCCAGAGGCACAGCCCAGGGCACAGACTACCTCAACGGCATACCTAAACCAGCACCACCACCTGTAGCAGAAGTCAAACTGGTGCCACTGCCATTCTACCACAACCTAGAAACACTGCTGCCACCCACAGAACTAA TCGCTCAGAACAGTGAAAAGCTGCAAGAAAGTCAGCGTGTTTTTGAATTAACACCTAGCCAAGTGGAACAGATTCGGAATTCAAG TGAACTTCGCCCAGGGATGAAATCTGTTCAGGTTGTTCTCAG AATCTGCTACACAGACTCTATCGGTGTTCAGGAGGACCAGTATCCTCCCAATATTGCTGTGAAAGTGAATCAGTCCTACTGTCATGTACCG GGTTACTACCCCTCCAACAAACCAGGTGTTGAGCCACGTCGACCCTGTCGACCGGTCAATGTAACACCCTGGTTACACCTCTCTTCAGTCACTAACAGAGTCACCATCACATGGGGCAACTTTGGGAAG AGGTACTCTGTGGCAGTTTACCTGGTGAGGGTCTTCACGTCTGCAGAGCTCTTCAACCAACTGAAGCACTGCTCCGTTGAGAGTGCTGAGCGTTGTCGGGAACGCA TTCAGGACAAGCTGCGCTTTGATCCTGAAAGTGAGATTGCCACTACAGGACTGCGAGTGTCCCTCATTTGCCCT CTGGTGAAGATGAGGCTGGGAGTGCCATGTCGGGTCCTCACTTGTGCCCACCTGCAGTGTTTCGATGCAGTCTTCTTCCTGCAAATGAATGAAAAGAAACCCACATGGACCTGCCCTGTATGTGACAAACCTGCTCCTTTTGAGCTTCTTACTATTGATGG GTTGCTATCAGAGATCCTTAAAGAGACACCAGAGGATGTGGAGGAGATTGAATATTTGACTGATGGCTCATGGAGGCCAATCAGGGACGACAAAGAGAAGGAAAGAGAGCGAGAAAACAGCAGCTCGCCTGACTATCCAGTGGTGGATATAT GTGTTCCTGAGGCGAACGGACACTCCCCAGCACACAGTGGCTCAAACCAGACCGGGAAGTCTGGATCGGGTGGCTCGTTGGCAGGAACCGGCGGGACCAGCGGCGGGTCAGGAGCTGCGGCAGTGGTGGACCTGACTCTGGACGACTCATCAGATGAGGAAGCGGGGGGAGGGGCTGAGGACAGTGAGGACACAGACGACAGCCAGGACAGCCCAACCCCAAAGAGGGGCAGATACGATTATGACAAAGACTTGGTCACTGCGTATTGA
- the LOC127640024 gene encoding E3 SUMO-protein ligase PIAS4-A isoform X1: protein MAAELVEAMNMVKSFRVSDLQTLLASMGRSKSGLKQDLVGRALRLVQTEYSPELLKNVRQLYETRFPKASAWLAARRPDAVTVTYPALNSSPRGTAQGTDYLNGIPKPAPPPVAEVKLVPLPFYHNLETLLPPTELIAQNSEKLQESQRVFELTPSQVEQIRNSSELRPGMKSVQVVLRICYTDSIGVQEDQYPPNIAVKVNQSYCHVPGYYPSNKPGVEPRRPCRPVNVTPWLHLSSVTNRVTITWGNFGKRYSVAVYLVRVFTSAELFNQLKHCSVESAERCRERIQDKLRFDPESEIATTGLRVSLICPLVKMRLGVPCRVLTCAHLQCFDAVFFLQMNEKKPTWTCPVCDKPAPFELLTIDGLLSEILKETPEDVEEIEYLTDGSWRPIRDDKEKERERENSSSPDYPVVDICVPEANGHSPAHSGSNQTGKSGSGGSLAGTGGTSGGSGAAAVVDLTLDDSSDEEAGGGAEDSEDTDDSQDSPTPKRGRYDYDKDLVTAY, encoded by the exons ATGGCGGCCGAACTGGTAGAAGCTATG AACATGGTGAAGAGTTTCCGGGTGTCCGACCTGCAGACGCTGCTGGCCTCTATGGGCCGCAGTAAAAGCGGGTTGAAGCAAGACTTAGTGGGACGAGCTCTTAGGCTTGTGCAAACGGAGTACAGTCCAGAGCTCCTAAAGAATGTCCGACAGCTCTATGAGACGCGCTTCCCGAAAGCATCAGCCTGGCTTGCTGCTCGACGTCCTGATGCTGTAACTGTAACATACCCTGCCCTCAACTCCTCGCCCAGAGGCACAGCCCAGGGCACAGACTACCTCAACGGCATACCTAAACCAGCACCACCACCTGTAGCAGAAGTCAAACTGGTGCCACTGCCATTCTACCACAACCTAGAAACACTGCTGCCACCCACAGAACTAA TCGCTCAGAACAGTGAAAAGCTGCAAGAAAGTCAGCGTGTTTTTGAATTAACACCTAGCCAAGTGGAACAGATTCGGAATTCAAG TGAACTTCGCCCAGGGATGAAATCTGTTCAGGTTGTTCTCAG AATCTGCTACACAGACTCTATCGGTGTTCAGGAGGACCAGTATCCTCCCAATATTGCTGTGAAAGTGAATCAGTCCTACTGTCATGTACCG GGTTACTACCCCTCCAACAAACCAGGTGTTGAGCCACGTCGACCCTGTCGACCGGTCAATGTAACACCCTGGTTACACCTCTCTTCAGTCACTAACAGAGTCACCATCACATGGGGCAACTTTGGGAAG AGGTACTCTGTGGCAGTTTACCTGGTGAGGGTCTTCACGTCTGCAGAGCTCTTCAACCAACTGAAGCACTGCTCCGTTGAGAGTGCTGAGCGTTGTCGGGAACGCA TTCAGGACAAGCTGCGCTTTGATCCTGAAAGTGAGATTGCCACTACAGGACTGCGAGTGTCCCTCATTTGCCCT CTGGTGAAGATGAGGCTGGGAGTGCCATGTCGGGTCCTCACTTGTGCCCACCTGCAGTGTTTCGATGCAGTCTTCTTCCTGCAAATGAATGAAAAGAAACCCACATGGACCTGCCCTGTATGTGACAAACCTGCTCCTTTTGAGCTTCTTACTATTGATGG GTTGCTATCAGAGATCCTTAAAGAGACACCAGAGGATGTGGAGGAGATTGAATATTTGACTGATGGCTCATGGAGGCCAATCAGGGACGACAAAGAGAAGGAAAGAGAGCGAGAAAACAGCAGCTCGCCTGACTATCCAGTGGTGGATATAT GTGTTCCTGAGGCGAACGGACACTCCCCAGCACACAGTGGCTCAAACCAGACCGGGAAGTCTGGATCGGGTGGCTCGTTGGCAGGAACCGGCGGGACCAGCGGCGGGTCAGGAGCTGCGGCAGTGGTGGACCTGACTCTGGACGACTCATCAGATGAGGAAGCGGGGGGAGGGGCTGAGGACAGTGAGGACACAGACGACAGCCAGGACAGCCCAACCCCAAAGAGGGGCAGATACGATTATGACAAAGACTTGGTCACTGCGTATTGA
- the LOC127639340 gene encoding forkhead box protein C2-like, giving the protein MEDNKTCLSDREQLGLKFTIDYLLYNKGHNTEIAEPEDNSSPSEDLQTTVNGQTQGTLSEHQENEKDGCEEEHEKQNLQNEGIEEKPTQSYIALISMAILDSEEKKLLLCDIYQWIMDHYPFFKSKDKNWRNSVRHNLSLNECFIKVGRSDNGKGHFWAIHPASFQDFSNGDYHRRQARRRIRRVMGQLPFTLPAHYQILNRMKWTPCWCWPPSHTLMSFLPRVYWNWATLHAIRPPSLHALI; this is encoded by the exons ATGGAGGACAACAAAACATGTCTTAGTGATCGAGAGCAGCTGGGACTCAAGTTCACCATTGATTACCTGTTGTACAATAAGGGACACAACACTGAAATAGCAGAACCAGAAGACAATTCATCTCCATCTGAAGACCTTCAAACCACAGTCAATGGGCAAACACAAGGAACTCTCTCAGAGCACCAGGAAAATGAAAAGGATGGATGTGAAGAGGAACATGAAAAGCAGAATCTACAGAATGAGGGAATAGAGGAGAAGCCAACCCAATCCTACATTGCCCTAATTTCAATGGCCATCCTGGATTCAGAAGAGAAGAAGCTCTTGCTATGCGATATTTACCAGTGGATCATGGATCACTATCCATTCTTCAAAAGCAAG GACAAAAACTGGAGAAACAGTGTGAGGCATAACCTCTCTTTGAACGAGTGCTTTATCAAAGTGGGTCGCAGTGACAATGGCAAAGGTCATTTCTGGGCAATTCATCCGGCCAGCTTTCAAGACTTCTCTAACGGGGACTACCACCGGCGACAAGCCCGGAGAAGGATCCGCAGAGTAATGGGGCAGCTTCCCTTCACACTACCTGCACATTACCAGATCCTCAACCGCATGAAATGGACACCGTGCTGGTGCTGGCCACCCTCTCATACATTAATGAGTTTCTTACCCAGAGTGTACTGGAACTGGGCTACACTTCATGCAATACGTCCACCCTCCCTTCATGCACTGATATGA